Proteins encoded together in one Nyctibius grandis isolate bNycGra1 chromosome 1, bNycGra1.pri, whole genome shotgun sequence window:
- the RTN4 gene encoding reticulon-4 isoform X3: MDAKMVVDLLYWRDIKKTGVVFGASLFLLLSLTVFSIVSVTAYIALALLSVTISFRIYKGVIQAIQKSDEGHPFRAYLESDVGVSEELIEKHSNVVLGHINGTVKELRRLFLVDDLVDSLKFAVLMWVFTYVGALFNGLTLLILALISLFSVPVIYERHQAQIDHYVGLVNKNVTDAMAKIQAKIPGLKRKTE, translated from the exons ATGGATGCCAAAATGG ttgTTGACCTCCTTTACTGGCGTGACATTAAGAAGACAGGAGTGGTGTTTGGTGCCagcttgttcctgctgctttcattaACAGTGTTCAGCATCGTGAGTGTGACAGCTTACATTGCCTTGGCCCTGCTTTCGGTGACCATCAGCTTTAGGATATACAAGGGAGTTATCCAGGCAATCCAAAAGTCCGATGAAGGCCACCCATTCag GGCTTACTTGGAGTCTGATGTCGGTGTGTCTGAAGAGCTTATTGAGAAACACAGCAACGTCGTGCTCGGTCACATTAACGGCACAGTCAAGGAGCTGAGACGCCTCTTCCTAGTCGATGACTTAGTTGATTCTCTGAAG tttgctgTGTTGATGTGGGTATTCACTTATGTTGGTGCCTTGTTTAATGGTCTGACATTACTGATTCTGG CTTTGATTTCACTCTTCAGCGTTCCTGTTATTTATGAGAGACATCAG GCCCAGATTGACCATTACGTGGGACTTGTGAACAAGAATGTCACAGACGCGATGGCGAA GATCCAAGCAAAGATCCCTGGGTTGAAGCgcaaaactgaataa
- the RTN4 gene encoding reticulon-4 isoform X2, whose protein sequence is MDSQPSSWKDKVVDLLYWRDIKKTGVVFGASLFLLLSLTVFSIVSVTAYIALALLSVTISFRIYKGVIQAIQKSDEGHPFRAYLESDVGVSEELIEKHSNVVLGHINGTVKELRRLFLVDDLVDSLKFAVLMWVFTYVGALFNGLTLLILALISLFSVPVIYERHQAQIDHYVGLVNKNVTDAMAKIQAKIPGLKRKTE, encoded by the exons ATGGACAGTCAGCCGAGCAGTTGGAAGGATAAGG ttgTTGACCTCCTTTACTGGCGTGACATTAAGAAGACAGGAGTGGTGTTTGGTGCCagcttgttcctgctgctttcattaACAGTGTTCAGCATCGTGAGTGTGACAGCTTACATTGCCTTGGCCCTGCTTTCGGTGACCATCAGCTTTAGGATATACAAGGGAGTTATCCAGGCAATCCAAAAGTCCGATGAAGGCCACCCATTCag GGCTTACTTGGAGTCTGATGTCGGTGTGTCTGAAGAGCTTATTGAGAAACACAGCAACGTCGTGCTCGGTCACATTAACGGCACAGTCAAGGAGCTGAGACGCCTCTTCCTAGTCGATGACTTAGTTGATTCTCTGAAG tttgctgTGTTGATGTGGGTATTCACTTATGTTGGTGCCTTGTTTAATGGTCTGACATTACTGATTCTGG CTTTGATTTCACTCTTCAGCGTTCCTGTTATTTATGAGAGACATCAG GCCCAGATTGACCATTACGTGGGACTTGTGAACAAGAATGTCACAGACGCGATGGCGAA GATCCAAGCAAAGATCCCTGGGTTGAAGCgcaaaactgaataa